Genomic window (Rosa chinensis cultivar Old Blush chromosome 6, RchiOBHm-V2, whole genome shotgun sequence):
AAttgaattgtattgtattcTCTGCAACTTAACAGTGTTTTATTAAATGATGGTTGTTTTGCTCTTTCAGGTGATTTTTCTCCCTCCAGCTCCTCAGCATCCCCACATTTATAGCAATGGCCATATCTGTTTAGGTATCTTTTTACTCTTTGAACTTTGTTTTCATGCTCTTCTCTCAAATTAGTTATAATAATCGTACCCTATATCGTTTTGCGGTTTGATGAAGATTGGTCGTTTGGTAGACACAATCAAATAAGCAAGATAGTTATAGGCCTACAAGTAAGCCATTGTTTTGACTAATGTTATTATGGCAAGACAATGACTGGTTGTTAGGTTGTTCGACTGTCATGTCTTTGCTGTTTACTTGCAAATTGGGTAACTTCATAATAAAGTTGATTTGGATTTTATCGAATTGGTAGACCATGCAAGTTAGCCGTTCTCTGTTCAACTAAGCTTGAAGAAACTTAATGTGCCTGCCACCTGCATCTGTTTGGATCATAGCACTATTTAGAATTTTTCATTACTTATTTCATTCTTCTTAACTGTTGGTGAGAAATTACAAGCCAATGCAGGTCTCTCATACCTGAAAGAATAAATCAGGGTTAGAATTGCAGTAGTgattagtgaaaaaaaaaaaaaaacagtatgtAACTGAGTTCCGGCCTATACTGGATTGGAGGCTGTTAAATTCTTATGGCAAGGTCTGTAGCTTAACTAAAAGAGGAACCAGAAGTTCCAGTGCTTGCCCACAATTAGGTCTAGTAGTAAACTCTGAAAGTCAGGCAGATACAGGCGTCGAAGTTTAATTTATTTAGGTGCCATAGATAAATTGAACTGAAACTGTTGGGCCCAGTTCTTTCTGAGGAGCAGCATATTTGTTTCTAAAATCTACTATATAATATCTACATAAACCCCCCAAGGTCTATACCAGTTCATCCTCTGATCAGAGACCAATTAGTTATGAGTGAATCGTAATCTTTTGTGTACAAAATCATTCATTTGCTGCTTATGAGGCAAAACTTGCGACTCCAGAGGCATGAGGTACCAGTAAGATCATAGTCCAAGTTTTGAGGCTGTTATTGAATAAAATGTTATGAGCTTAATCACAAACTACACTTGTTTGTAAACTTTGGTCTTCAGGCACACATGCAGTACTGCATTTTTAGTCTAAAAGTGACAGGAATATCCTGCCCTATTTGTCATCTATTTTTTCCTTCGCAATATCAGCTATGGGGAGCAGAGTTTGCTTTAAGCGACAATTACCTTCAGTctagtttcttttattttttaatttagtgTTGTCTCCTACATTTTCTTGCTTCTGCAATGGAATACTTAATCTCTGATGGTTGTTATCTGATTGTGACAGTTGAGCTGCTTCACTATACTTGTGGGCACTTACTCGTTTTGATAATCGTTTGCAGATATATTATATGACTCATGGTCTCCAGCCATGACTGTCAGTTCTATCTGTATCAGCATTCTCTCCATGTTGTCAAGTTCCCCTGCAAAGGTTTGCGTTGAATTCAAGTTTTTGATGTATTTTTACCCCTTAATGTAATGAAGTAAAGCCATGACCATCGATTGTGCAATTCATCATTGTGCAGCAACGCCCAGCGGATAATGATCGATATGTGAAGAACTGTAGGAATGGCAGATCTCCCAAGGAGACGAGGTGGTGGTTCCATGATGACAAGGTGTAATGACATAACAAATAATCATTAACTTATGTATGAAGAAATGGGGCTTTGATTCTGAATACTATTTAATCAATGCCATTCAAAAGGGGAGCTGGCAGGGGCCATGTCTCTCCCACCCTTCTATACATCTTAGCTACCATTGCATACAATACTTAACTTTGGTGAGATGTTTAGTCAATCAGATTGCATACACATATTGCTctaattgaaggaaaaaaagaacatCAGACAGTCGCAAAAATTTGCTATACGGAAGAGCAATGCTGCAGCCATATGTGCAGTTATCGAAATTTCGTTTTTCTAGTTGGCCATCAAGGAACATCACTTggttgaccaaagaaaattatGTGTTTTGGATCTAATTCCAAATAATCTCCCATCAAAGAAGTTAATATCATAAATCGTCCTCACAGTCCCACTCTccaaatcaatattttttttttttgatttgtcaatcacacggtgtcctcaaaggctTTTTAGGctcagagactaatccgtgctcgggggatcttgtcagaacgtTTCCTCCCAGTCCCCCTGGctaccaagaatatattgagaTTTATCTCTAATAAGCGTCAGCAggattcgaacccgggtgtgggggtttcacacctggaggctcttaccaaatCAATATTTTGAGTGTTCTAATCTTTGATagtgaaattttattcacacacccAACATCACATTTTATGGGTAAATTAAATTACCAAAAGAGATATTTATATTAACAATAAAGAAA
Coding sequences:
- the LOC112174697 gene encoding ubiquitin-conjugating enzyme 15; its protein translation is MTSSSAASRKALSKIACNRLQKELVEWQLNPPAGFKHKVTDNLQRWVIEVTGAPGTLYANEMYQLQVDFPEHYPMEAPQVIFLPPAPQHPHIYSNGHICLDILYDSWSPAMTVSSICISILSMLSSSPAKQRPADNDRYVKNCRNGRSPKETRWWFHDDKV